The Vibrio aerogenes nucleotide sequence ACGGAAGAAATAAGAATGATTCATTTTGCTGTCATCGGTACCGGCTGGATTTCTGAAGCTTTTGTTAAAGCTGCCCATCAGACCGGAAAAATGCAATTAACGGCAGTTTATTCAAGATCACTCGAATCCGCGCTGACATTTGGTCAGGCATTTGATGTGAGTCTGTATTATACCGATCTCAAAGAACTGGCTGAAGAGACAACGATTGATGCGGTCTATATCGCTTCGCCGAATGTGATGCACTGTGAGCAAGCCATACTGATGATGGAACATGGCAAGCATGTCATTTGTGAGAAGCCTGTTGCCTCAAATTACCGCGAAGCTCAGCGGATGGATGATGTCGCCCGACGTCAGCAGGTCGTCTGTATGGAAGCCTATCGCTCCCGGTATCTGCCTAATTTTGCGCAAATCCGTGCGGCAATGGAAAAAACCGGCCCGGCGACGAGAGCCTTCTTCAGTTATTGCCAGTATTCCTCGCGGTATGACAAATACCTTGCAGGAGAGAATCCGAATACATTTAACCCGGCTTTTTCAAATGGTTCTGTCATGGATATCGGTTTTTACCCGTTGGCAGCGGCAGTCGCATTATTTGGCCGTCCTGAGTCAGTCAAAGCCGAAGGCCGGTTGCTGGACTCCGGAGTGGATGGTGAAGGCTCACTGATATTAGGTTATCCGGACCTGACGGTCATGATTCAGCATTCGAAAGTTTCAGACTCGGTGATTCCGAGTGAGATTCAGGGCAAATATGGCGCGATTGTGATTGATCATATTGCGGACATTCAGTCGGTCACCGTCCATTACAGAGATGGAAATACCGAAGAGATGACGGTCTCACAACAGGAACAGGGGATGTTTTATGAAGCCGATTTTTTTGCTGAAGCGATCATCAATCATCAGTTCCCGGACAGAAAAGAAACCTTGCTGACTGCGGAATTACTCACAGAAATTCGCCGTCAGATTGGTGTGATTTATCCGGCAGATCAGGCCAATATGGATTGAGCGTTGACCCGAATCCTCTTTCTCTCCTCTCTTTTTTTCCGGCGGGCAACGCCCGCTATTCATCGCTTGCAGACCGTTGAACTAAAAAAATATGTAATTTTATACATTAATTTGAACAACACCGGATTATGCACAATACTTAATAAAATTATATGCTTCTCTCTCCATATCTCTTCCGGTGCCCGGAACCCGTACGGAGAGTGAGTTAATTTATCCGTGCGGTCAGTTAAGTGGTATGAGTGAACGGTGTATCGAGAACCGGTTTATTGAATAAGATTGATGTTTATAGCAATGAATCAATATCCATAAACCAATACCCATAAATCAATGCCCATAAAATGAATACCTGGAGATGAACGTATGTTGGCTCAGTTATGTCTTGCAGCAAAGCGTGCTGTTGTTCGGTTTAAAAATGATATTCGTGGTGTTACCGCGATCGAATATGCAATTATTGGTGTGGCCGTATCCGCCATTGTGCTGGCTGTTTTTGTCACGGATACCGGTGGCCTTAAAGGGGCTTTAAGTGATGCTGTGACGACGATTTCCGACAATATATCTGCTGCTGATGATAGCAGCAGTAGTAGCAGTAGCAGTAGCAGTGGAAATAACGGCAATGGAAACGGTAATAACTGATGGTAGATTAAACTAAACGGTTGATTATTGCCTGATGTTCATTCTGAACTGGCCTCTGGCTGGATGGTTAAGTCTGGCTGGCCTTTCACTCATCGTCTGCTTTTATGATCTGCGTGAGCGGATCATTCCTAACTCTGTCTGTCTCATAATTTTTACGATTGCGCTGATGATCTCTCCTGTTTCTGTGACTGTGGTGTGGGCCGCGCAGGTCACGGGGGTTGTCTGCCTGCTGCTGGTGTTTTACCGGTATCAGGTCTGGGGTGGCGGAGATATTAAATTATTGCTGGCATTTCTGCCCGCAATCAGTGAGAAGTTTCTGTTGTTAACGATGACACTGATCGGTCTGACCGGGGGTGTCTTGTGTGCGTTTTATCTGGTTTACGGGGCTTGGACTGATATGGAACAGGTCCGCAAGAAAGGGTTGCCTTTCGGTATTCCGGTTTGTTTCGCATGTCTGTTTGGTATTACTGCTTCGCTGAAAGGTTAACGGATGCGCTCAAAGCTATTGATGATTATGGCAATTATTGCTATTGGAGCCGGACTCGCCGGAATTTTCTTCTCCGGTGAGAAAACACCGGAACCGAAGGTCTCCGTTGTTAAAACACCACCGCATGAATCTGTGTTTTATAAAGTTTTCCGGGCGGGAAGTTTGATTAAGCGGGGCGCTCATGTGCACCGGGAAGATCTGGAAATTGTCCGTTTATCTGAATCTGAAGCCCGCCAGCATGGGATTGATGGTGACAGCTTGTTTCAGCTGAACCCGCAGGCTGTGTACCGGGCCAACCAGAATCCGGGAGATTTTGTGTTGCGGCAGGACATTGTGCTGCCGGATGAGCCGGAATTCATCGGGTTAACCATCGCACCTGACTGTGTACCTTATCCGGTGGCGGTTGATCCGGATGCTGTCGTGGGCGGGATTATCCGCTCCGGTTCTTATGTGGATGTGCTGGCTCTGACCGGCGTCAGCAATCGCACATCAGAACTGAGGCATCTGCCGGCAAAAAATATCACCATTAATCCGGTGCTTACACATATCCGGGTGCTGAAAATCGAGCCGGGAGAACACAAGATCGGCGACAGAGAAAAAGTTCAGGATCATCTGATTCTTGAAGTGACGCGCAAGCAGGTTGCCAAACTTATGGTCGCCAGACAAATTGCCAGACTGGAGGTTTATCAGTCTGCCGGGGTGGCTTCAGCAAAAGAGCTAAGGGCCAATGCCGGAGATGTGCTGCCGGATTTTAAAGCGGTGAAAGAATTGCGGGCAAATGAAATTGTTGTCAAATAATGTGAAGGAGTACGATTTGATACCACGTTATTCAGGGTTTCTGATCAAAATGCTGACCGGTTTACTGATGTCATGGCCGGTTATTGCCGCTTCTGTGATTTCTTTGCAGGAAGGGGAGGCGATCCCTGTTTCCAGCGGGCAGGAAATTGATACCGTGTTTATTGCCAATCCTGACGTGGCTGACTATCAGGTCATCGATCGCCATAAAATTGTGGTGTACGGCAAAGCGACGGGCAAAACCTCACTGATCGCCTTTAATGAAAATCATCAGGCCGTGATCAACCGGAAACTGGTGGTGAACCGTGACTTCTCTGAAGTGATACAGCAGATTCAGCGGCGCTTTCCCCGGAGCAGCGTTGAACTGTCAAATATCGGCAAACAGATCGTGCTTTCCGGGACGGTTTCCAGCCACGCTGAGAAAGATGGCATTTATGAGCTTGCCGGACAACTGCTGGGCAGAGATGCCAGTACACAAACATTTCAGCTGACCAGTGAAGAGGGAGAGCAGCAGAGTTCGGCTGCTTTTATGACCCGGCGGGTGTATCAGGGCATCATCAACCAGATCGAAGTGGCGCAAACCAAACAGGTGAATGTCAAACTTTCGGTTGCTGAAGTCTCCCAACAGTTTATGGAAAATTTTGGCATTCAGTTTGGCGACTCCGGCCAGACGGCCGGGGTCTTCGCCAATCCGATTCTCAATTTCAGTGCGGATGATCTGCTGACAACCATCACAGCGATCAATGATGACTCCGTCGGGCAGGTGCTGGCTGAGCCCAATTTGTCGGTCATTTCCGGAGAGAGTGCCTCGTTTCTGGTCGGAGGGGAAATTCCGGTCGTGACGGTGATTGATGGCAGTGTGAGCGTCCAGTACAAAGAGTATGGGGTGCGTCTGGAAATGCTGGCGAAGGTCCTGCGGGATGACAAAATCAAACTCTCCCTTCAGCCGGAAGTCAGCTCACTCGATACCCAGTACTCGAACGAAAATTATGATCTGCCGGCGCTGAAAACCCGCCGGGTCAAAACATCGATTGAACTGCGCAACGGTCAGAGCTTTGTTCTGGGCGGGCTGCTGAGTACTGAAGATGTCGAATCCCTGAAAAAAATACCCTATGTCGGGGATATTCCTCTGCTGGGCGCTTTGTTCCGGCATACAGAAACCTCCCGCAATAAGACCGAGCTGATTATCGTGGCAACGGTGAATCTGGTGCAGCCGGTTTCTCCCTATCAGATTCAGCTGCCTGCAATGCAAAGAACCAGCAATCTGTCGCGCTTTTTTGGCTTTCGCGACAAATATACCCCGGCAGTGACGAATGAAACCCGGCGGATACTGGCGACAGGAGGGTTCCGAAAATGATACGGACTATAGGGATGATGCTCATGATGATGGCTTGCTTTGGCTGTCAGCCACTGGTTGACAGTCACCAGGGCATTGATGTTGAGGTTTATCCGGTGATTTATCTGCTGTCTGTCCGCGCTGATTTTAAGCAGAACGACAGTGACATCCGGCAGGTGTGGCAACAGTTTCTGGCCCGGCATCAACGGGAGCTTTTCAATGGTTATCTGGACTTTCGCTATGCCGGAAAATCCGGAGAGAAAACAGCCCGGCGCTGGCGGGATGAACTGATTGCTTTGGGGGCCGATGCCACAAAACTTCAGCTTCTGCCGGACGCTGAGCCGGATGGGGTGGATTTGCAGGTCCGGTTGGTGGTGTATCAAACCGCCGTGCCGCTTTGTGATTCGCCAGGCGTGGGTGACTCAGAGCGATATCCAATGGGGTGTTTTGTCGACAGTGCCGGATGGTTATCGCTGGCACATCCGGAAGAGGCGTTACCCGGCTCTGTGCCATGGCATAAAAAAGCACAACAACGGAGACAGGGGCAATAAAAGATGCTGGATATTTTAGACTCTCTGAATAAGTTTGAGAAAAAAAACAAAGACGTGATTCATGTCTCCTGTGTCGCATTCGTTCAGAGTGACGAA carries:
- a CDS encoding Gfo/Idh/MocA family protein, with amino-acid sequence MIHFAVIGTGWISEAFVKAAHQTGKMQLTAVYSRSLESALTFGQAFDVSLYYTDLKELAEETTIDAVYIASPNVMHCEQAILMMEHGKHVICEKPVASNYREAQRMDDVARRQQVVCMEAYRSRYLPNFAQIRAAMEKTGPATRAFFSYCQYSSRYDKYLAGENPNTFNPAFSNGSVMDIGFYPLAAAVALFGRPESVKAEGRLLDSGVDGEGSLILGYPDLTVMIQHSKVSDSVIPSEIQGKYGAIVIDHIADIQSVTVHYRDGNTEEMTVSQQEQGMFYEADFFAEAIINHQFPDRKETLLTAELLTEIRRQIGVIYPADQANMD
- a CDS encoding type II and III secretion system protein family protein; the encoded protein is MPRYSGFLIKMLTGLLMSWPVIAASVISLQEGEAIPVSSGQEIDTVFIANPDVADYQVIDRHKIVVYGKATGKTSLIAFNENHQAVINRKLVVNRDFSEVIQQIQRRFPRSSVELSNIGKQIVLSGTVSSHAEKDGIYELAGQLLGRDASTQTFQLTSEEGEQQSSAAFMTRRVYQGIINQIEVAQTKQVNVKLSVAEVSQQFMENFGIQFGDSGQTAGVFANPILNFSADDLLTTITAINDDSVGQVLAEPNLSVISGESASFLVGGEIPVVTVIDGSVSVQYKEYGVRLEMLAKVLRDDKIKLSLQPEVSSLDTQYSNENYDLPALKTRRVKTSIELRNGQSFVLGGLLSTEDVESLKKIPYVGDIPLLGALFRHTETSRNKTELIIVATVNLVQPVSPYQIQLPAMQRTSNLSRFFGFRDKYTPAVTNETRRILATGGFRK
- the cpaB gene encoding Flp pilus assembly protein CpaB, coding for MRSKLLMIMAIIAIGAGLAGIFFSGEKTPEPKVSVVKTPPHESVFYKVFRAGSLIKRGAHVHREDLEIVRLSESEARQHGIDGDSLFQLNPQAVYRANQNPGDFVLRQDIVLPDEPEFIGLTIAPDCVPYPVAVDPDAVVGGIIRSGSYVDVLALTGVSNRTSELRHLPAKNITINPVLTHIRVLKIEPGEHKIGDREKVQDHLILEVTRKQVAKLMVARQIARLEVYQSAGVASAKELRANAGDVLPDFKAVKELRANEIVVK
- a CDS encoding Flp family type IVb pilin is translated as MLAQLCLAAKRAVVRFKNDIRGVTAIEYAIIGVAVSAIVLAVFVTDTGGLKGALSDAVTTISDNISAADDSSSSSSSSSSGNNGNGNGNN
- a CDS encoding prepilin peptidase translates to MFILNWPLAGWLSLAGLSLIVCFYDLRERIIPNSVCLIIFTIALMISPVSVTVVWAAQVTGVVCLLLVFYRYQVWGGGDIKLLLAFLPAISEKFLLLTMTLIGLTGGVLCAFYLVYGAWTDMEQVRKKGLPFGIPVCFACLFGITASLKG